The Candidatus Margulisiibacteriota bacterium nucleotide sequence GGTCAAGCGCCGCCCGGTTGATCAATTGGGCGGTCAACAGCATATTTTTTAATTCCAGCTCCTCGATCGAACCGGCCGGGTAGATCAGGTCCTTTTCCACCATGGCTAGTTTGTGCTGGGTATTTTCCAGGCTTTCTTTCGACCTGATGATCCCCGCCCCATTCCACATAGCGGTTTTAATGATCAGCTTGTAGCGCTGGATCTCGAAATCCTTGAAACGCGGTTTGAGGTTTAGGATTTGAAGATCAGTTTTTGTTTCGTATTTAGCATTTAGTATTTCGTTTTTTGCCGCGAGCGCCGCCCGACGCCCAAAGACTAATCCCTCAAGAAGAGAATTAGACGCCAGGCGGTTCGCGCCATGGACGCCGGTTGACGCGCATTCGCCGGCGGCGTAAAGCCCCGGAAGATTTGTTTTTCCGTTGGTGTCGGTCTTGACCCCCCCCATAAAATAATGGGCGGCAGGGGCGACTGGAATATTGTCTTTGGTGATGTCGAGCCCCCGATCGAGACAGGTCTGGTAGATCATCGGGAAACGGTGCTTGATCTTGTCCGGTTCGATCCCTTTGAGCGAGAGGCAAACATGGTCGCTGCCGGTTGCCTTTATTTCCTGGACAATTGCCCTGGAAACGATGTCGCGGGGGGCCAGCTCCAGTTTGACGTGGTATTTTTCCATAAACCGTTCCCCATTGGTATTGAGCAGGACTCCCCCTTCGCCGCGGACCGCTTCGGAGATCAGAAAGCGGGGGAGGGCGACGATATCTTCGAATTGTTTGAACTTGACGAGGGCGGTCGGGTGGAACTGAACGAACTCCAGATCGGTTACTTCCGCGCCGGCTCGATAAGCCATGGCAATACCATCACCGGTGGCAAAAGAGGGATTGGTCGTATAAAGATAGGTTTGACAGACTCCTCCGGTAGCAATAAGGGTTGATTTTGCCTGATAGGTATTAACTTCTCCAGTTTTTCCATCAAGAGCAAGGGCCCCATAACAGCGGCCGTTTTCCACTAAAAGATCTATCCCCATCATTCCCTGGACAATGGAGACTTTATTTTCGCTGACCACCCGCCGACCAAGGGTTTTTTCGATCTCTTTGCCGGTCTCGTCCCCCGCGTGAAGAATACGGCGGCGTTTATGTGCCCCTTCCAGGGCTAGGGCAAACCCTCCTCCCGCTTCGGTCTCGGCCCGGTCAAAGCGGGCTCCCATTTCAATTAGCTCTTTTACCCGGTCGACCCCTTCGGTCACCAAAACCCGGACCGCCTGTTCGTCGCAGAGGTTGGCCCCGGCGGCGATGGTGTCTTCAAAATGATATTCGGTCGAGTCGCGCGGCTGGTCGATGGCGGCAGCTATCCCTCCCTGGGCGATCTCGGTGGCGCTTTCGCCGGTCTTTCCTTTGGTCAGGAGGATAACTTCGCCGTATTTACTTGCTTCAAGAGCGGCCGAAAGCCCGGCTATTCCGCCGCCAATGATCAGAAAATCGCAGGAAAAAGAGGTGTCCGACATGAATTAATTATACACTATAGGGGAGTGGAAAGTTAATTTAAAGTAAGTTATAATTTTACCATGTTCGAATGGGTTGTTAGTTTTGTCCAATTTACCGGCACAAGCCCTGTATTTAAAGGGGTTGGTGTATTAATTGTTGGAATTTTAGCCCTGCTTTTTTCCTGGTGGATGCGGAAACGGTGGCAGGAGCCGCTGGCCGGCGGTTTCTTGGTTTACATGGTGGTTGCTGGCTTTATTGTCGCCTATGGCCTGTTTATTTTAATTTTTCAGCCTCATTGGTGGAACCCGCCTTATTAGTTGTCATTGGGGGATCGTCTAACGGTAGGACTGCAGCCTCTGGAGCTGCGTATCGGGGTTCGAATCCCTGTCCCCCAGATTTTTCGAAGAAAAATATGGTATTGCGTTCAGCAATAAGGTTTTGCCGCGCAAAACAGGGAAGGGATGAGAAAGGCGTTTTTGCGCCCGCCAGCGGCGGGAAGAGTGAGCGATACCCGTGCCCAAGCACGGT carries:
- the nadB gene encoding L-aspartate oxidase, with the translated sequence MSDTSFSCDFLIIGGGIAGLSAALEASKYGEVILLTKGKTGESATEIAQGGIAAAIDQPRDSTEYHFEDTIAAGANLCDEQAVRVLVTEGVDRVKELIEMGARFDRAETEAGGGFALALEGAHKRRRILHAGDETGKEIEKTLGRRVVSENKVSIVQGMMGIDLLVENGRCYGALALDGKTGEVNTYQAKSTLIATGGVCQTYLYTTNPSFATGDGIAMAYRAGAEVTDLEFVQFHPTALVKFKQFEDIVALPRFLISEAVRGEGGVLLNTNGERFMEKYHVKLELAPRDIVSRAIVQEIKATGSDHVCLSLKGIEPDKIKHRFPMIYQTCLDRGLDITKDNIPVAPAAHYFMGGVKTDTNGKTNLPGLYAAGECASTGVHGANRLASNSLLEGLVFGRRAALAAKNEILNAKYETKTDLQILNLKPRFKDFEIQRYKLIIKTAMWNGAGIIRSKESLENTQHKLAMVEKDLIYPAGSIEELELKNMLLTAQLINRAALDRTESRGAHYRSDFPNSDEKSWKKHLVYIINR